A DNA window from Leptolyngbya sp. KIOST-1 contains the following coding sequences:
- a CDS encoding iron-containing alcohol dehydrogenase family protein, producing MPTLSPLPILAIAPAQVVRGDGILADQGAAIARLGQRPLIVGGGHSLKLAAPLVEALGQQGLTPQTAAYGQDCSESSLERLRAIAAEHQADLVIGIGGGKALDTAKLLAYQIDSPVVTVPTAAATCAAWTALSNVYSDQGAFRYDVALPTCPSLLVLDYALIRTAPRRTLVAGIGDGLAKWYEAAVSSGASQQTLIVAAVQQARVLRDILLQKTPAALRQWGGPEWQEVVDATVLLAGVVGGVGGAQCRTVAAHAVHNGLTQLPASHGILHGEKVAYGILVQLRLEEMGGNAALARAARQQLLPFYRAAGLPQTLSDLGLGDMSLHQLQQAAEFACREGSDIHHLPFTVAPAAVMAAMVSPLCPELREKARPSAPLRPSSVAPEVQP from the coding sequence ATGCCCACCCTCTCCCCCCTTCCCATCCTCGCCATCGCCCCGGCCCAGGTTGTTCGCGGCGACGGCATTTTAGCTGACCAGGGGGCCGCAATCGCCCGCCTGGGTCAGCGCCCCCTGATTGTAGGCGGCGGCCACAGCCTGAAGCTGGCCGCCCCGCTGGTCGAGGCGCTAGGGCAGCAGGGCCTGACGCCTCAGACTGCTGCCTACGGCCAGGACTGTAGCGAAAGCTCCCTGGAGCGCCTGCGGGCGATCGCCGCTGAGCATCAGGCTGACCTGGTAATCGGCATCGGTGGCGGCAAGGCCCTCGACACGGCCAAACTGCTGGCCTACCAGATCGATTCCCCCGTGGTAACGGTGCCCACCGCCGCCGCCACCTGCGCCGCCTGGACCGCTCTGTCCAACGTCTACTCCGACCAGGGTGCCTTTCGCTACGATGTGGCCCTGCCCACCTGCCCCAGCCTACTCGTGCTCGACTACGCCCTGATTCGCACGGCCCCTCGCCGTACCCTGGTGGCGGGCATTGGCGACGGCCTGGCCAAGTGGTACGAGGCAGCGGTCAGTAGCGGGGCCAGCCAGCAAACCCTGATCGTGGCGGCAGTGCAGCAGGCCCGGGTGCTACGCGATATTCTCCTGCAAAAAACCCCGGCGGCCCTGCGCCAGTGGGGTGGCCCTGAGTGGCAGGAGGTGGTCGACGCCACCGTGCTGCTGGCCGGGGTAGTGGGCGGGGTGGGCGGTGCCCAGTGCCGCACGGTGGCGGCCCACGCCGTGCACAACGGCCTCACCCAGCTGCCCGCCAGTCACGGCATTCTCCACGGCGAGAAGGTGGCCTACGGTATTTTGGTGCAGCTGCGGCTGGAGGAAATGGGGGGCAACGCCGCCCTGGCCCGGGCCGCCCGGCAGCAGCTGTTGCCCTTTTACCGGGCCGCTGGACTGCCCCAAACCCTGAGCGACCTGGGGCTGGGCGATATGTCCCTCCACCAGCTGCAGCAGGCGGCGGAGTTTGCCTGCCGCGAGGGGTCCGATATTCACCACCTGCCCTTTACGGTGGCCCCGGCGGCGGTAATGGCGGCGATGGTATCGCCCCTGTGCCCTGAGCTGCGCGAAAAAGCTCGGCCCTCTGCCCCCCTTCGTCCTTCTAGCGTTGCCCCGGAGGTGCAGCCATGA
- a CDS encoding aspartate aminotransferase, whose protein sequence is MTLDWMPTAHRLSALPPYVFARLDELKARAREQGLDLIDLGMGNPDGPTPAPVVEAARAAIGDVATHGYPPFEGTASFRTAITDWYGRRYGVALDPTAEALPLLGSKEGITHLAMAFINPGDLVLVPTPAYPAHFRGPAIAGAEIYNLHLSAANNWLIDFDAIPVEVAQRAKALFFNYPNNPTAATAPREFFEQAVEFAHRHQILLVHDLCYAELAFDGYQPTSLLEIPGGKEVGVEFHTLSKTYNMAGWRVGFVVGNSHIIQGLRTLKTNLDYGIFAALQRAAETALSLPDHYLEEVQQRYSSRRDFLIDEFASLGWTVAKPQATMYLWVPCPPDSTSTDFALAVLQETGVVVTPGNAFGPGGEGYIRVSLIAECDRLAVAMDRIRQAGFRFAPQTAAAI, encoded by the coding sequence ATGACCCTCGACTGGATGCCCACCGCCCACCGCCTCAGCGCCCTGCCCCCCTACGTCTTTGCCCGTCTCGATGAGCTGAAGGCCCGCGCCCGCGAACAGGGGCTGGACCTGATCGACCTGGGCATGGGCAACCCGGATGGCCCCACCCCAGCCCCGGTGGTGGAGGCGGCGCGGGCCGCCATTGGCGATGTCGCTACCCACGGCTACCCCCCCTTTGAGGGCACCGCCAGTTTTCGCACCGCCATTACCGACTGGTACGGCCGCCGCTACGGCGTCGCCCTCGACCCCACCGCCGAGGCCCTGCCCCTGCTGGGCAGCAAGGAGGGGATTACCCACCTGGCGATGGCTTTTATCAACCCCGGCGACCTGGTGCTGGTGCCCACCCCGGCCTACCCGGCACACTTTAGGGGGCCTGCGATCGCCGGAGCCGAGATCTACAACCTGCACCTCTCTGCCGCCAACAACTGGCTGATCGACTTCGACGCCATTCCGGTGGAGGTGGCCCAGCGGGCCAAGGCGCTGTTCTTTAACTACCCCAACAACCCCACCGCGGCCACCGCCCCCCGCGAGTTTTTCGAGCAGGCGGTGGAATTTGCCCACCGCCACCAGATCCTGCTGGTGCACGACCTCTGCTACGCCGAACTGGCCTTCGACGGCTACCAGCCCACCAGCCTGCTGGAAATTCCCGGTGGCAAAGAGGTGGGGGTTGAGTTTCATACCCTGTCGAAAACCTACAACATGGCGGGCTGGCGGGTGGGCTTTGTGGTGGGCAACTCCCACATCATTCAGGGCCTGCGCACCCTCAAAACCAACCTCGACTACGGCATCTTTGCGGCCCTGCAGCGGGCGGCGGAAACCGCCCTGTCCCTGCCTGACCACTACCTGGAGGAGGTGCAGCAGCGCTACTCCAGCCGTCGCGACTTTCTGATCGACGAGTTTGCCTCCCTGGGCTGGACGGTGGCCAAACCCCAGGCCACCATGTACCTGTGGGTACCCTGCCCCCCCGACAGCACCTCCACCGACTTTGCCTTGGCGGTGCTGCAGGAAACCGGCGTGGTGGTCACCCCCGGCAATGCCTTTGGCCCCGGCGGGGAGGGCTATATTCGGGTTAGCCTGATTGCCGAATGCGATCGCCTGGCCGTTGCCATGGACCGCATTCGCCAGGCTGGCTTTCGGTTTGCCCCCCAGACGGCGGCGGCAATCTAG
- a CDS encoding twin-arginine translocase TatA/TatE family subunit, whose amino-acid sequence MFNLGWTEVALVIGVAVLIFGPKKIPELGSALGKTLRGFKEEMNQNPEDTALDTYDDAEDADVYR is encoded by the coding sequence ATGTTTAACCTCGGCTGGACTGAAGTTGCCCTTGTGATTGGGGTGGCCGTGCTGATCTTTGGCCCCAAGAAAATTCCTGAGCTAGGCAGCGCCCTGGGCAAAACCCTGCGCGGCTTCAAAGAAGAAATGAACCAGAATCCTGAAGATACGGCCCTCGACACCTACGACGATGCCGAAGACGCCGATGTGTACCGTTAG
- the sppA gene encoding signal peptide peptidase SppA: protein MRQFLKYTLASLTGSILFFLLLGFLVALGAMGLVGVLMAGFSRDSDSLALDKDTVLVYDLSTVIPDSIATVDPSALVFGGSDPGRLTLREAVLALESAATDDRIVALYLKGGSAIGVGLASQAELHPAIEAFQAAGKPILAYDIAWDEQEYALAALADTVYLNPFGDIEMNGLYAETMYQAEALEKLGVGVQVTRVGRYKSAVEPLIRSTMSAEEREQTQRLLWDVWQHLLDTAAAPRDLTPQQFQAVANRQGFLFGEEAKTQNFVDAIAYEDEVITALRGLTGEGPLTDSGDLSGSASEDDLDFRQVDLVDYAKTAADPLTSRRSSNQVALVYAEGAIIDGGDDSDLSQSGVIAANALARQLRQLRQDNEVKAVVLRVNSPGGSATASEVILREVRLLREADKPVVVSMGNVAASGGYWIASQADAIVAQPTTITGSIGVFGIFLNLEDLGGKVGVNWDGVKTAELADIFTSTRPKTEAELAILQRTVDAIYDSFLDRVVEGRNLDRAAVAELAQGRVWSGKAALDLGLVDELGGINTAIVTAADLASLEEDWRLKEYPEPDEWQRFLRVFLNTETTPAIAHDPLTTQVLSFVDDAQLLRTLNDPRGIYAIMPFRLTIK, encoded by the coding sequence ATGCGGCAATTTTTGAAGTACACCCTGGCCAGCCTGACCGGGTCGATTTTATTTTTTTTGCTGCTGGGCTTTTTGGTCGCCCTGGGGGCGATGGGGCTGGTGGGGGTACTGATGGCTGGCTTCAGCCGCGACAGCGATAGCCTCGCCCTCGATAAAGACACCGTACTGGTCTATGACCTCTCCACGGTCATCCCCGACTCCATTGCCACGGTTGACCCCAGTGCGCTGGTCTTTGGCGGCTCCGACCCCGGTCGGCTCACCCTGCGGGAGGCGGTGCTGGCCCTGGAGTCTGCCGCCACCGACGATCGCATCGTCGCCCTCTATTTAAAGGGTGGCAGCGCCATAGGGGTGGGGCTGGCCAGCCAGGCGGAACTGCACCCGGCCATCGAGGCTTTCCAGGCGGCGGGCAAACCAATTCTGGCCTACGACATAGCCTGGGATGAGCAAGAATACGCCCTGGCGGCTTTGGCCGACACGGTGTACCTCAACCCCTTTGGGGACATCGAAATGAACGGCCTCTACGCCGAAACCATGTACCAGGCTGAGGCCCTGGAAAAGCTGGGTGTCGGGGTGCAGGTGACCCGGGTGGGCCGCTACAAGTCGGCGGTAGAACCGCTGATTCGCAGCACGATGAGCGCTGAGGAGCGGGAGCAGACCCAGCGGCTGCTGTGGGATGTGTGGCAGCATCTGCTCGATACCGCCGCTGCGCCCCGCGACCTCACGCCCCAGCAGTTTCAGGCCGTCGCCAACCGCCAGGGGTTCCTGTTTGGGGAGGAGGCTAAGACCCAGAACTTCGTCGACGCGATCGCCTACGAAGACGAAGTAATCACCGCCCTGCGGGGGCTCACAGGGGAAGGCCCCCTGACCGACAGCGGAGACCTCAGCGGCAGCGCCAGTGAAGACGACCTCGACTTTCGCCAGGTAGACCTGGTCGACTATGCCAAAACTGCCGCCGATCCCCTCACCAGCCGCCGCTCCAGCAACCAGGTGGCCTTGGTCTACGCCGAGGGCGCCATTATCGATGGCGGTGACGACAGCGACCTGAGCCAGAGCGGCGTAATTGCGGCCAATGCCCTGGCCCGCCAGCTGCGCCAGCTGCGCCAGGACAACGAGGTCAAGGCCGTGGTGCTGCGAGTCAACAGCCCCGGCGGCAGCGCCACCGCCTCGGAGGTCATTCTGCGCGAGGTGCGGCTCCTGCGGGAGGCGGACAAGCCGGTTGTGGTCTCCATGGGCAACGTGGCCGCCTCCGGGGGCTACTGGATCGCCTCCCAGGCCGATGCGATCGTCGCTCAGCCCACGACCATCACTGGCTCGATTGGGGTGTTCGGCATTTTTCTCAACCTGGAAGACCTGGGCGGCAAAGTGGGGGTGAACTGGGACGGGGTCAAAACCGCCGAGTTGGCCGATATTTTTACCAGCACCCGGCCCAAAACCGAGGCGGAGCTGGCCATTTTGCAGCGCACGGTCGATGCCATCTACGACAGCTTTTTAGATCGGGTGGTCGAGGGGCGCAACTTGGACCGGGCGGCGGTGGCAGAGCTGGCCCAGGGGCGGGTGTGGTCGGGCAAAGCGGCGCTGGATCTGGGCCTGGTGGACGAGCTGGGGGGGATCAATACGGCAATCGTCACCGCCGCGGACCTGGCCAGCCTGGAGGAGGACTGGCGGCTGAAGGAGTACCCCGAACCCGACGAATGGCAGCGGTTTCTACGGGTATTTCTGAATACCGAAACCACCCCAGCCATCGCCCACGACCCCCTTACCACCCAGGTGCTATCGTTCGTTGACGACGCTCAGCTCCTTCGCACCCTCAACGACCCGCGCGGCATCTACGCCATCATGCCCTTTCGGCTGACGATTAAGTAG
- a CDS encoding NAD-dependent epimerase/dehydratase family protein produces the protein MNLSDLDTLSPTSTSPDTLRVFMTGASGCIGHYILDLLLTSDRYELFLLLRHPEKLQLPVQDNPRVHILRGGLENIEPLTDLLPTIDIAILTAAAWGGDPGYVEAINVDANLAVMSHLDPQRCQQVIYFSTASILNQQSDPLPEAGAIGTEYIRSKYECHRRLPELAVYDKITTVFPTLVFGGDRNKPYSFISAGLRDVTRWVGLVRFFQADAGFHFAHAQDIATVVYYLVGHPSANGYREYVLGNPPLTVNQAVEQICDYFGQRIWFRIPLSLWLADVLIKIFRVQMAPWDYFCLRYRHFIYAGAVSPATFALEPYCTTLADLMRVHGIHGVKKRKKVR, from the coding sequence ATGAACCTGAGCGATTTGGACACCCTTTCTCCGACCTCGACCTCCCCGGATACCCTGCGCGTGTTTATGACCGGGGCTAGCGGCTGTATTGGCCACTATATTCTTGACCTGCTGCTGACGAGCGATCGCTACGAGCTGTTTTTGCTGTTGCGCCACCCTGAAAAGCTGCAGCTGCCGGTGCAGGATAACCCCCGGGTTCACATTCTGCGCGGTGGGCTGGAGAACATTGAGCCGCTGACGGATTTGCTGCCCACGATCGATATCGCTATTTTGACGGCGGCGGCCTGGGGGGGTGACCCTGGTTACGTCGAGGCGATCAATGTCGATGCCAATCTGGCGGTGATGTCCCACCTCGATCCCCAGCGCTGCCAGCAGGTGATCTACTTTTCCACCGCCAGCATTTTGAACCAGCAGAGCGATCCGCTGCCCGAGGCGGGGGCGATTGGCACCGAATATATTCGCAGTAAGTACGAGTGTCACCGTCGCCTGCCAGAGCTGGCGGTGTACGACAAAATCACCACGGTGTTTCCCACCCTGGTGTTTGGCGGTGACAGAAACAAGCCCTACTCCTTTATTTCGGCAGGGCTCAGGGATGTCACCCGCTGGGTGGGGCTGGTGCGGTTTTTTCAGGCCGACGCAGGGTTTCATTTTGCCCACGCCCAGGACATTGCGACCGTGGTCTACTACTTGGTTGGGCACCCCTCGGCCAACGGGTACCGAGAGTACGTGCTGGGCAACCCGCCTCTGACCGTCAACCAGGCCGTGGAGCAGATCTGCGACTACTTTGGCCAGCGCATCTGGTTTCGGATTCCGCTGTCTTTGTGGCTGGCCGACGTGCTGATTAAAATCTTTCGGGTGCAGATGGCCCCCTGGGATTATTTCTGCCTCCGCTACCGTCACTTCATTTATGCCGGAGCCGTCAGTCCCGCCACCTTTGCCCTGGAGCCCTACTGCACAACCCTGGCCGACCTCATGCGCGTCCACGGTATTCACGGGGTGAAGAAGCGGAAGAAGGTGAGGTAG
- a CDS encoding type IV pilin-like G/H family protein produces MAALNRHLSRSYPPCNKANQQGFSLIEVLVVVVILGILASIALPSFLSQAARSKQSRALMYIGLVNRAQQTFFIENDRFATSTAELGFADANAPAEYTYTVTSPASGIEMTQTQAIPTNPALRGYAGVVFTTVDPEGGARLGMVICQGNTASTPDPTPVAVAGQVQITNCNTL; encoded by the coding sequence ATGGCTGCCCTCAATCGTCACCTCAGCAGGTCCTATCCCCCCTGTAACAAGGCTAACCAGCAGGGATTTTCCCTGATCGAAGTACTGGTCGTCGTCGTCATTTTAGGGATTTTGGCCAGTATCGCCCTGCCCAGTTTTTTGAGCCAGGCCGCCCGGTCCAAACAGTCCAGAGCCCTGATGTACATCGGCCTGGTCAACCGGGCCCAGCAGACCTTTTTTATTGAAAACGATCGCTTTGCCACCTCGACCGCCGAACTGGGCTTTGCCGATGCCAACGCTCCCGCCGAGTACACCTACACGGTCACGTCCCCAGCCAGCGGCATTGAAATGACCCAGACCCAGGCCATACCGACGAACCCGGCCCTGCGGGGCTACGCCGGGGTTGTGTTTACCACCGTAGACCCGGAGGGAGGGGCGCGGCTGGGAATGGTAATCTGCCAGGGCAACACGGCCAGCACCCCCGACCCCACCCCGGTGGCGGTAGCTGGACAGGTGCAGATCACTAACTGCAATACGCTGTAG
- the ubiE gene encoding bifunctional demethylmenaquinone methyltransferase/2-methoxy-6-polyprenyl-1,4-benzoquinol methylase UbiE, whose amino-acid sequence MAPAQSPSPSATDIQTLFDRIAPVYDSLNERLSFGLHRVWKRMTVRWSGAAPGHRVLDVCCGSGDLALMLAQAVGPTGTVYGLDFSAELLAVAAKRDRRTHAPASLHWVQGDALDLPFEANSFDAATMGYGLRNLTDIPQGLAELQRVLKPEARAAILDFHRPQGQLAEQFQRWYLNALVVPTAEQMGLSDEYAYLGPSIDRFPTGAEQVTLARQAGFASAIHYTIAGGLMGVLVVESP is encoded by the coding sequence GTGGCCCCTGCCCAGTCCCCCTCTCCCTCTGCCACCGACATCCAGACGCTCTTCGATCGCATTGCCCCGGTCTACGACAGCCTGAACGAACGCCTCAGCTTTGGGCTGCATCGGGTTTGGAAGCGGATGACCGTGCGCTGGAGTGGGGCTGCCCCTGGCCACCGGGTCCTCGACGTGTGCTGCGGCAGCGGCGATCTGGCCCTGATGCTGGCCCAGGCCGTAGGCCCCACGGGCACCGTCTACGGCCTCGATTTTTCGGCAGAGCTGCTGGCGGTAGCGGCGAAACGCGATCGCCGTACCCACGCCCCCGCATCACTGCACTGGGTTCAGGGAGACGCCCTGGACCTGCCCTTTGAGGCCAACAGCTTCGATGCCGCCACCATGGGCTACGGACTGCGTAACCTCACTGACATCCCCCAGGGGTTGGCCGAGCTGCAGCGGGTGCTCAAGCCAGAAGCCAGGGCCGCCATTCTCGATTTCCATCGGCCCCAGGGCCAGCTGGCCGAGCAGTTTCAGCGCTGGTACCTCAATGCCCTGGTGGTGCCCACCGCCGAGCAGATGGGCCTGAGCGACGAGTATGCCTACCTGGGTCCCAGTATCGATCGCTTTCCCACCGGAGCAGAGCAGGTGACCCTGGCCCGCCAGGCTGGGTTTGCGTCTGCCATTCACTACACCATAGCTGGCGGGCTGATGGGGGTCCTGGTGGTAGAGTCGCCATGA
- a CDS encoding DUF445 domain-containing protein, whose protein sequence is MTGSELWLLLAPPIIGGTIGYFTNDIAIKMLFRPYRPLYLAGRRLPFTPGLIPSNQERLAKRISDTIMGSLLTPEELQNLARRLLQTDRTQAAIKWLLQLALDQVQSRAQVRTANIAGAILQDLFGKSLPRLIRVWARREDFLEPQLNQLFDQVLIDFRLTADQADQIVTWLLSGVFPPDKLRQLVVDFLTDRNIQVIDTIFRERTSGTYWVVANLFGVRNALSRLRAFCLDERELSNARIAELVVALQVKKRLQESLQRVSLQNLPVSTVRQVRRNLRESIQSYIRTLGPEFVRGLGASVNWEMLATQLLNRLQNSEVITQSLDPVSEELALILERYLERDLESLVAQIIPILNIDQVIIDRVRGTSARELEMAIQGIVRNELQAIVNLGGILGFGIGVLQAIFFYVQRGGG, encoded by the coding sequence ATGACTGGATCTGAGCTGTGGCTACTGCTGGCTCCGCCGATCATCGGCGGTACCATCGGCTATTTCACCAATGACATTGCCATTAAGATGCTGTTTCGGCCCTACCGCCCCCTCTACCTGGCCGGGCGGCGGCTACCCTTTACCCCAGGGCTGATTCCCAGCAACCAGGAGCGCCTGGCCAAACGCATCTCCGACACTATTATGGGGTCGCTGCTCACGCCCGAAGAGCTGCAAAACCTGGCCCGACGGCTGCTGCAGACCGATCGCACCCAGGCGGCAATCAAGTGGCTATTGCAGCTGGCCCTCGACCAGGTCCAGAGCCGGGCCCAGGTGCGCACCGCCAATATTGCCGGGGCCATTTTGCAAGACCTGTTCGGCAAATCTCTGCCCCGGCTAATTCGGGTATGGGCCCGCCGCGAAGATTTTTTGGAACCCCAGCTCAACCAGCTCTTCGATCAGGTGTTGATCGACTTCAGGCTGACCGCCGACCAGGCCGACCAGATCGTCACCTGGCTGCTCTCGGGCGTTTTCCCCCCCGACAAGCTGCGCCAGCTCGTGGTTGACTTTCTCACCGATCGCAACATTCAAGTCATCGACACCATTTTTCGCGAGCGCACCAGCGGCACCTACTGGGTGGTGGCCAACCTGTTCGGCGTCCGCAATGCCCTCAGCCGCCTGCGGGCCTTCTGCCTTGACGAGCGCGAGCTCAGCAACGCCCGCATTGCCGAACTGGTGGTGGCTCTACAGGTGAAAAAGCGGCTACAGGAGTCGCTGCAGCGGGTCTCTCTGCAAAACCTGCCGGTGTCTACCGTGCGCCAGGTGCGGCGCAACCTGCGCGAGTCGATCCAAAGCTACATCCGCACCCTGGGACCGGAGTTTGTGCGCGGGCTGGGGGCCTCGGTCAACTGGGAAATGCTGGCCACCCAGTTGCTCAACCGGCTGCAGAATTCTGAGGTGATCACCCAGTCCCTAGACCCCGTAAGCGAAGAGCTAGCGCTGATCCTAGAGCGCTACCTGGAGCGGGATTTAGAGTCTCTGGTGGCGCAGATCATCCCCATTCTCAATATTGATCAGGTGATTATCGATCGGGTGCGCGGCACGTCCGCCAGGGAACTGGAGATGGCAATTCAGGGCATTGTGCGCAATGAACTCCAGGCGATTGTCAACCTGGGTGGCATTCTGGGCTTTGGAATCGGGGTGTTGCAGGCCATTTTTTTCTATGTGCAGCGGGGCGGGGGATAA
- a CDS encoding chlorophyll a/b binding light-harvesting protein translates to MYAVNKTQEQYPWWAGNARFIDLSNTFIVAHVAQAALIMLWAGAFTLFELAVYNPDAPMYSQGLILLPHLATQGWGVGSGGAIADTFPLVAIGAIHIVAAGVLAGGAYFHRTRLAPSLAAEGGRAAKFHFEWNDSKKLGLILGHHLVFLGLGALLLVIKAMAFGGLYDANLGEVRLVTAPTLDVGTLFSYRTHLFDVNSLEDLVGGHIYVAVLLVLGGAWHILVPPFNWVRQRFLFSGDGILAYSLFGIALAGFAASYYCGFNTLAYPTEFYGPPLALKSALLPYYYDPSGAMESGYSARTWLANAHFYLAFFFLQGGLWHYQRAMGFDLGKAVANWRQNIAATSDSPALVYQNPVRPEPQPLLQVCYEAPQAEPAPLLAMEQAFADFLYQPSRGVEPPSLATVNGVRTTLYQTHYQARRQTFYQSPAPVEDKARFGYGGRQERLYEPPQVPQGKAAYPTPISAVMYEPSQTRSNGAHSASAETAAPLIKA, encoded by the coding sequence ATGTACGCTGTTAACAAAACCCAGGAACAGTATCCCTGGTGGGCGGGCAACGCCCGATTCATTGACCTATCCAATACGTTTATTGTGGCCCACGTGGCCCAGGCTGCCCTGATCATGCTGTGGGCCGGAGCGTTTACCCTGTTTGAGCTGGCGGTTTACAATCCTGATGCTCCCATGTACAGCCAGGGGTTGATTCTGTTGCCTCACCTGGCCACCCAGGGCTGGGGCGTTGGCTCTGGTGGGGCGATTGCAGATACCTTTCCCCTGGTTGCGATTGGGGCGATTCACATCGTGGCGGCCGGCGTATTGGCCGGTGGAGCCTATTTTCACCGGACCCGACTGGCCCCTAGCCTGGCGGCCGAGGGGGGGCGCGCTGCCAAGTTCCACTTTGAGTGGAATGATTCTAAAAAGCTCGGGTTGATTCTAGGACATCATCTGGTGTTCTTGGGGCTGGGTGCCCTCCTGCTGGTCATTAAGGCCATGGCCTTTGGCGGGCTGTATGACGCCAACCTTGGGGAAGTGCGTCTGGTTACAGCCCCCACTCTCGATGTGGGTACGCTGTTTAGCTACCGCACTCACCTGTTTGACGTCAACAGCCTGGAGGACCTGGTGGGTGGCCACATCTACGTGGCGGTGCTGCTGGTGCTCGGTGGCGCTTGGCACATTCTGGTGCCGCCGTTTAACTGGGTGCGGCAGCGGTTTCTGTTTTCTGGCGACGGCATTTTGGCCTACTCGCTGTTTGGTATTGCCCTGGCTGGGTTCGCAGCCTCGTACTATTGCGGCTTCAATACCCTGGCCTACCCCACCGAGTTTTATGGGCCGCCCCTGGCGCTGAAATCAGCCCTTCTGCCCTACTACTATGACCCCAGCGGGGCAATGGAGTCAGGCTATTCTGCGCGCACGTGGTTGGCCAACGCCCACTTTTACCTGGCCTTTTTCTTTCTGCAGGGGGGGCTTTGGCACTATCAGCGGGCCATGGGCTTTGACCTGGGCAAAGCCGTGGCTAACTGGCGGCAAAATATTGCCGCTACAAGCGATAGCCCTGCCCTGGTCTACCAAAACCCGGTGCGGCCAGAACCCCAGCCCTTGTTACAGGTGTGCTACGAAGCTCCCCAAGCGGAACCTGCCCCCCTCCTGGCCATGGAGCAGGCGTTTGCTGACTTCCTCTATCAACCTTCTCGGGGGGTTGAACCGCCCAGTTTGGCCACGGTAAACGGCGTCCGGACGACCCTATATCAGACCCATTACCAGGCCCGCAGGCAGACGTTCTATCAGTCTCCTGCGCCGGTGGAGGATAAGGCCCGGTTTGGCTATGGGGGCCGCCAAGAGCGCCTGTATGAACCGCCGCAGGTGCCCCAGGGAAAAGCGGCCTATCCCACCCCAATCAGTGCGGTTATGTATGAGCCGAGCCAGACCCGCAGTAACGGAGCCCACTCTGCCAGTGCCGAAACAGCGGCCCCACTGATTAAAGCTTGA
- a CDS encoding allophycocyanin subunit beta: MQDTITAVINPADEKGSYLEGAELEALKQYFQSGTLRVKAASQIGESAASIISETVAKSLLYGDITCPGGNMYPTRRYAACLRDLTYFLRYATYAMLAADASILDERVLNGLRETYGSLGVPIEPTIQAIQTMKEVVTQRVGADAGQEMDVYLDHIISGLS; encoded by the coding sequence ATGCAAGACACCATAACCGCCGTTATCAACCCCGCTGATGAGAAAGGCAGCTACCTGGAGGGCGCTGAACTGGAGGCGCTAAAGCAGTATTTTCAAAGCGGGACGCTGCGGGTGAAAGCAGCCAGCCAGATCGGCGAAAGTGCCGCCAGTATTATCAGCGAAACCGTAGCCAAGAGCTTGTTATACGGAGACATTACCTGCCCTGGGGGCAACATGTATCCCACCCGACGCTATGCAGCTTGTCTCCGGGATTTAACCTATTTTCTGCGCTACGCCACCTATGCCATGCTAGCGGCAGATGCCTCAATTTTGGACGAGCGGGTGCTGAATGGCCTAAGGGAAACCTACGGCTCCTTAGGGGTACCCATTGAACCTACGATTCAGGCCATTCAGACGATGAAGGAAGTGGTCACCCAGCGCGTTGGCGCTGATGCGGGTCAAGAAATGGATGTTTACTTAGACCACATTATTTCGGGCCTGAGCTAA
- the apcD gene encoding allophycocyanin subunit alpha-B: MSIVAKVIAQSDEANRFLSSAELAKLQDFFGNGTTRISASQKLATNEQKIVDEGSKRFWAQCPNTPSNSGNPQKTALCQRDQGWYIRLVSYCVLAGNSKPLEDIGLDGMRDMYVSLGVPLTNLKLAMRCLKDVAMSTLSSEEGALAAPYFDQLIRAF; encoded by the coding sequence ATGAGTATTGTGGCTAAGGTGATTGCTCAGTCAGATGAGGCCAATCGTTTTCTCAGCAGCGCCGAGTTGGCAAAATTGCAAGACTTTTTTGGCAATGGAACAACTCGGATTAGCGCGTCGCAAAAATTGGCAACCAATGAACAAAAAATAGTTGACGAAGGCAGCAAGCGATTCTGGGCGCAGTGCCCCAACACCCCGAGCAACAGCGGCAATCCCCAAAAAACAGCGCTCTGTCAGCGGGATCAGGGTTGGTACATTCGCCTGGTTAGCTACTGTGTGCTGGCAGGTAACTCTAAACCCTTAGAGGATATTGGCCTGGACGGCATGCGGGACATGTACGTCTCCCTGGGCGTGCCCCTGACTAACCTCAAACTGGCGATGCGCTGCCTAAAAGACGTAGCCATGAGCACCCTATCGTCCGAAGAAGGTGCGCTGGCTGCTCCCTACTTCGACCAGCTCATTCGAGCGTTTTAG